The segment CTGCCGCGGATCGCGCCATCGATCGATTCAAAAGCGTACGGAGTCGTGAGCTGTGGCAGCGTTTTGGACGGAGTGCCGATCGGAGCAGTGCTGGGAGATCAACAGGCGGCATTGTTCGGACAGCTCTGTCTTCTGCCGGGTGAAGCAAAAAACACATACGGAACGGGAAATTTTTTGCTGGTCAACACAGGCAATCACATCATTCATTCTTCCTCAGGTTTGCTCTCAACAGTTGCCTATCAATTTGCGAACGCGCTGCCGGTATTTGCGCTGGAAGGTTCTGCAGCAGTAACTGGTTCCGCCGTTCAATGGCTGCGAGACCAATTGAGGATCATTGGAAAAGCAAGCGACATTGAAGAGTTAGCAAATCAAGTTCAGGATAACGGCGGTGTCTACTTTGTGCCGGCCTTCTCCGGTTTGTACGCTCCTTACTGGAGGCCCGATGTGCGCGGTTTAATCACGGGATTGTCGCGATTCAACACAGCAGCGCATCTTGCCAGGGCGACTCTTGAAGCGATCTGCTATCAAACAAAAGAAGTCCTGGATGCAATGGAGTCGGATTCACAACAACAGATTTCGATATTGAAAGTGGATGGCGGACCCACAGCAAACAGCACACTCATGCAACTGCAGGCTGACATCCTGGGAATTCCAGTAATCAAGCCTGTGGTCTCCGAAACAACCGCATTAGGCGCCGCCTACGGTGCCGGACTCTCCGCCGGCGTATGGTCCGATTCAAATGAACTGAGCGCGCACGCACAAATGGACCGGCAATGGGATCCGCAGTGGTCCCCTGATCAACGGGAACAGGGTTATCGTGGATGGAAAAACGCAATCCGCCAGGTTCTTCAGTCTTCTTCATGATATCCCCCATGTTGGTTCTCAGAAAAATTGTTTCGACTCTCCTGATGCCGCTGAATATTTGTCTTGCCCTGTTGATTTCCGGAGGTCTATTGATCCTGCTTACCGGAAAGCAGAAAGCAGGGAAGGCCTTGATCATCACAGGAGTTTTGTTCCTTCTGTGTTTCAGTTCTCCGCAGGTTGCGGGAGTTCTCACCAGATCTCTGGAGTCCCGTTATCAGCCTGTTTCAGCCCAATCTCTTTCTGAATCGAACATTCGCTGGATCGTTGTGCTTGGCGGAGGACACGACAGTTCGAGGCAAACCGGTTTACAACTCACTTCCTCTTCTCTTGCCAGAGTCGTTGAGGCGAT is part of the bacterium genome and harbors:
- the glpK gene encoding glycerol kinase GlpK; translated protein: MNVYVAALDQGTTSSRCFLFDENGKEVSRAQKEHQQIFLRPGYVEHDALEIWKNCLEVIESAVKQIDLNSASIAAMGITNQRETIVIWDSETGQPLHPAIVWQDMRAQSLVQQIGDFESTLRFRTGLPASTYFSSTKIQWLLQNVPAVQDAVRKGKALAGTIDSWLVWNFTGGPKRGTHITDVSNASRTQLFDLNAQQWDPELASFFEIPLKLLPRIAPSIDSKAYGVVSCGSVLDGVPIGAVLGDQQAALFGQLCLLPGEAKNTYGTGNFLLVNTGNHIIHSSSGLLSTVAYQFANALPVFALEGSAAVTGSAVQWLRDQLRIIGKASDIEELANQVQDNGGVYFVPAFSGLYAPYWRPDVRGLITGLSRFNTAAHLARATLEAICYQTKEVLDAMESDSQQQISILKVDGGPTANSTLMQLQADILGIPVIKPVVSETTALGAAYGAGLSAGVWSDSNELSAHAQMDRQWDPQWSPDQREQGYRGWKNAIRQVLQSSS